One genomic window of Tachypleus tridentatus isolate NWPU-2018 chromosome 12, ASM421037v1, whole genome shotgun sequence includes the following:
- the LOC143235221 gene encoding uncharacterized protein LOC143235221, with protein sequence MDCFSISCGISEQSSSDVQLLSEDSCQSEATDMTLTQNSKRSSSVSVGIQSVVRHVVTLGATTCDSQTVKLLAQQQTDKLGETSFMELSPDYENHCLSRLKRTDFSGCARLSNGNNVYMLEHNNKPVQPRKTRSRMSPHPTVIRKRRLAANARERRRMNSLNIAFDRLRDVVPSIGNDRKLSKYDTLQMAQSYITALSELLDK encoded by the coding sequence ATGGACTGTTTTTCCATAAGCTGTGGGATTTCTGAGCAAAGTTCCTCTGATGTCCAACTTCTCAGTGAAGACTCTTGTCAGTCCGAAGCTACTGACATGACTTTAACCCAGAACTCCAAAAGGTCTTCGTCAGTTTCCGTGGGGATCCAAAGTGTGGTTCGCCATGTAGTGACACTGGGTGCCACTACTTGTGATTCTCAAACTGTTAAACTTTTAGCACAACAGCAAACAGACAAGCTAGGTGAAACGTCTTTTATGGAGTTATCTCCCGACTATGAAAATCATTGCTTGAGTAGGCTTAAGAGAACGGACTTCAGCGGTTGCGCTAGACTATCGAATGGCAACAATGTTTATATGCTTGAGCATAATAACAAACCCGTCCAGCCGAGGAAAACCCGGAGTAGAATGTCTCCTCATCCGACAGTGATACGGAAGCGTCGACTAGCCGCCAACGCGCGTGAACGACGTCGCATGAACAGTCTCAACATTGCTTTCGACCGACTGCGAGATGTGGTTCCTTCAATTGGAAACGACAGAAAACTATCCAAATATGATACACTACAAATGGCTCAGAGCTATATTACAGCTTTAAGTGAACTGCTCGACAAGTAA